From Streptomyces qinzhouensis, one genomic window encodes:
- a CDS encoding phosphatase PAP2 family protein, giving the protein MLWAAAAVVALGFLVALEIAARNFGAPGPITTQAREAVLAPASGPLLYASMALMMVVLTWRQRFIALAAAAGIDIVFALVRWPLDAEQGSGNGALWVILGVAVFALVRRTGPQRILLLKGVGLGLLLVTGRKTGDAWLLITSKTRPEVLDQYLVVADQALGSPSWVVGRMVEATGSVGAGFLDWVYVQLAVAAVVAALYQLRNVATEGRFPGHHLVRTFLVIGLLGPAIYMIFPVVGPVYAFGADGGSWALASVWPDAQPSITTPQWMPFDEITPRNCMPSLHTAWATVIFIHTRNSPRLLRYAGTFWLISTLAATLGFGYHYGLDLIAGVVFTLTIEAGLRGFDRGWDRSATLFVGYGTAVFAALLVSYRFLSMPMADYPWLFGPLLILAMLSVIYAYVRTTRRWAAGTAEPVRQPERTPEPELV; this is encoded by the coding sequence ATGCTGTGGGCCGCGGCGGCCGTGGTGGCCCTCGGCTTCCTCGTCGCGCTGGAGATCGCCGCGCGGAACTTCGGCGCGCCGGGACCGATCACCACCCAGGCGCGCGAGGCGGTCCTCGCCCCCGCGTCGGGACCGCTGCTCTACGCCAGCATGGCGTTGATGATGGTGGTCCTCACCTGGCGGCAGCGGTTCATCGCGCTGGCCGCCGCGGCCGGTATCGACATCGTCTTCGCCCTCGTACGGTGGCCGCTCGATGCCGAGCAGGGGTCCGGCAACGGCGCCCTGTGGGTGATCCTGGGCGTCGCGGTCTTCGCCCTCGTCCGCCGCACCGGGCCGCAGCGGATCCTGCTGCTGAAGGGCGTCGGCCTCGGCCTGCTGCTGGTGACCGGGCGCAAGACCGGTGACGCCTGGCTGCTGATCACTTCGAAGACCCGCCCGGAGGTGCTCGACCAGTATCTGGTCGTCGCCGACCAGGCGCTGGGCAGCCCGTCGTGGGTGGTGGGCCGGATGGTCGAGGCCACCGGATCGGTCGGCGCCGGCTTCCTCGACTGGGTCTATGTCCAGCTCGCGGTGGCCGCGGTCGTCGCCGCCCTGTACCAGCTCCGCAATGTGGCGACCGAGGGCCGTTTCCCCGGTCACCACCTGGTGCGCACCTTCCTGGTGATCGGTCTGCTCGGACCGGCCATCTACATGATCTTCCCGGTGGTCGGCCCGGTCTACGCCTTCGGCGCCGACGGCGGATCCTGGGCCCTGGCCAGTGTCTGGCCGGACGCCCAGCCGTCGATCACCACCCCGCAGTGGATGCCCTTCGACGAGATCACCCCGCGCAACTGCATGCCCAGCCTGCACACCGCCTGGGCCACCGTGATCTTCATCCACACCCGCAACAGCCCGCGGCTGCTGCGGTACGCCGGTACGTTCTGGCTGATCTCGACGCTCGCCGCAACGCTCGGATTCGGCTACCACTACGGCCTCGACCTCATCGCCGGTGTGGTGTTCACCCTCACCATCGAGGCCGGACTGCGCGGCTTCGACCGCGGCTGGGACCGGTCGGCGACCCTGTTCGTCGGGTACGGTACGGCGGTCTTCGCCGCGCTCCTGGTCTCGTACCGCTTCCTGTCGATGCCGATGGCCGACTATCCGTGGCTGTTCGGACCGCTGCTCATCCTGGCGATGCTCTCCGTGATCTACGCCTATGTCCGGACCACCCGGCGCTGGGCGGCGGGGACCGCCGAGCCGGTGCGGCAGCCCGAACGGACACCGGAGCCCGAACTGGTGTGA
- a CDS encoding DUF6131 family protein yields the protein MIILGLILLIIGLITSLNFLWTIGIVLIAIGIVLWVLGALGHEVGGRRHYW from the coding sequence ATGATCATTCTGGGACTGATCCTGTTGATCATCGGGCTGATCACGAGTCTGAACTTCCTCTGGACCATCGGGATCGTGCTCATAGCCATCGGCATCGTGCTCTGGGTGCTCGGCGCCCTGGGGCATGAGGTGGGCGGCCGCCGGCACTACTGGTAG
- a CDS encoding CsbD family protein yields the protein MAKDEKARAKAQQLKGKVRKETGRAVGNERMTAKGRAEQAEGDARQAKEKAKDVFRG from the coding sequence ATGGCCAAGGACGAGAAAGCCCGGGCGAAGGCCCAGCAGCTCAAGGGCAAGGTCCGGAAGGAGACCGGTCGCGCGGTCGGCAACGAGCGGATGACCGCGAAAGGCCGTGCCGAACAGGCCGAGGGCGATGCCCGTCAGGCCAAGGAGAAGGCGAAGGACGTCTTCCGGGGCTGA
- a CDS encoding cysteine hydrolase family protein, with the protein MTRALIVIDVQESFRARPLWATISDPNITDRVNRLVRLARAAGDLVVWVLHSEPGSGDVFDPANGHVRLMAELRREDHEPLLHKTSHNAFTTTSLRQLLTVQGVHELSVCGIRTEQCVETTARIASDLGYRVTFVIDATATNPVAHRDAPADLTIEELLADPRTLSADEVIRRTEYALAGRFATIATVAELEEAAAPGMMTGS; encoded by the coding sequence ATGACCCGAGCACTGATCGTCATCGACGTCCAGGAATCCTTCCGCGCCCGCCCGCTGTGGGCGACCATCTCCGACCCGAACATCACCGACCGGGTGAACCGGCTGGTCCGGCTCGCCCGGGCAGCCGGGGACCTGGTGGTGTGGGTGCTGCACTCCGAGCCCGGCAGCGGCGATGTCTTCGATCCGGCGAACGGCCACGTCCGGCTCATGGCGGAACTGCGGCGCGAGGACCACGAACCGCTGCTCCACAAGACCTCCCACAACGCGTTCACCACCACCAGCCTGCGGCAACTCCTCACCGTGCAGGGCGTCCACGAGCTCAGCGTCTGCGGCATCCGCACCGAACAGTGCGTCGAGACCACCGCACGCATCGCGAGCGACCTCGGCTACCGGGTGACCTTCGTGATCGACGCCACCGCGACCAACCCCGTCGCGCACCGTGACGCTCCCGCGGACCTGACCATCGAGGAGCTCCTCGCCGACCCCCGTACCCTGAGCGCCGACGAGGTCATCCGGCGGACCGAGTACGCCCTCGCCGGACGGTTCGCCACCATCGCCACCGTCGCCGAACTGGAGGAAGCGGCTGCACCGGGCATGATGACCGGATCGTGA